The Triticum aestivum cultivar Chinese Spring chromosome 3A, IWGSC CS RefSeq v2.1, whole genome shotgun sequence genome includes a region encoding these proteins:
- the LOC123059061 gene encoding auxin-responsive protein SAUR40 — protein sequence MAASKGARKNLVSRTLERCRSGLASGGRSSAAVAPGCFSVYVGPERERFVVRADRANHPLFRRLLDDAEQEYGYAAQGPLALPCAVDAFLDVLWHMDHDVHHDDDDEVASAPSTPICGLQRAGSGNIKVRPAGYRVLSPAKSTPASFFSQTAAGGRR from the coding sequence ATGGCGGCGAGCAAAGGCGCGAGGAAGAACCTGGTGTCGAGGACCCTGGAGCGGTGCAGGTCCGGGCTCGCCAGCGGCGgccggtcgtcggcggcggtggcgccggGGTGCTTCTCGGTGTACGTGGGCCCGGAGCGGGAGCGATTCGTGGTGCGCGCCGACCGCGCCAACCACCCGCTCTTCCGCCGTCTCCTCGACGACGCCGAGCAGGAGTATGGCTACGCGGCGCAGGGGCCCCTCGCGCTGCCCTGCGCCGTCGACGCCTTCCTCGACGTGCTCTGGCACATGGACCACGACGTCcaccacgacgacgacgacgaggtcgccTCGGCACCGTCGACGCCGATATGCGGCCTGCAGCGCGCCGGCAGCGGGAACATCAAGGTCCGGCCGGCGGGGTACCGGGTGCTCAGCCCGGCCAAGTCCACGCCGGCGTCCTTCTTCTCGCAGACGGCGGCTGGCGGTAGGAGGTGA